In the genome of Chaetodon trifascialis isolate fChaTrf1 chromosome 21, fChaTrf1.hap1, whole genome shotgun sequence, the window GGACTCGGTGATCTGGACtctgttcacttcctgttactTAAAGACTGAACATTAATGATGTCTCTGTCCGTCCTGCCCCACAGGTAGAAGTTTCCGGACCAGTCTCATTGTGCCGTACGCCGCCAACCTGCTGTTCGTCCTGTATGACTGCCAGCGAGGCCCgcggctgcagctgctcatcAACGAGTCtccggttcgattcccgggaCTGGAGGCAGAGGATGCGCCGCTGTACCGGGACGTGCGGGCCACGtaccgccacctgctggacgGCTGCGACTTCCACAGCGAGTGTGAGGGAAGACCCGGAGGACGCGGACCAAACACCGAACTCTGAGAAGAAACCGTCTCTCTCCAGACTTGGTTTCCTCAGGACGGGCCGGCGGCGAGTTGTCTCGGCTTCCCGTCCAGCGCTCGACGACTCATCGCCGCCACGAGCCTGCTTATCGCAGACGTCCGATGAGGGGTGGCGAGATGTGAAACATCAGAGCTTCAGAAAGTTGTTTCATTCATGAGtttaatgtttgaatgtgtgatgAGGACGAGTTTTGATTTCACGTGTTCAGTTTGAAGAACATAAAACGACTTCATGGAACCATTTCATGATTTATTCAAAGTCTTTATTTGAAAGCGTTTTCACGCTTCCTGTCTTAACGGCACCAGGGTTCCTTTTCATTTTGGGACATTGtttgaaaaaaacattgttttttttcatcatttcttgaGAAGCTTTATTATTTGAAAACCAGGAGAAACTTCGCGTCACAGCAGGATGGAAGATTCTCACTATGCTCATATTTAAAAAcctcctgttttcttcttgttgGGTTTGATTTTGGCgaactgaccctttaatctCCCGTGAATCAGACTCAGTGAAGAAAACGACTGTTTTTACTTCATTCTGACTCGATTCTCTTCAGGATTAAAGCTGCTTTATCTtcttcatttattctgttttatgaTCATTTTCAGTTCTTGTTGATTTGGGATTCAGTGACTCTCTGCAGTTCCACTAATGGCCACCAGatgctgctgtcaatcaaactctgACTATTGAAGTGAAGTAAAAAGCTCAGACTTCATCAGATTCTGAGCTTCTTCACGTTCAGTGAAGAAGAGGCGAAGTGCAAATTTAAACTAAATTGAAATCTGAGGCCATGGACTTGTCTCATGGagacgtcttttttttttttttttcatttctgtgcaCCTTTGAAAGATCAGCCGACGTGTTATTTGGCTGTAAAGGTGACCAACGCACAGAAGACGAAGTCTCGGCCAAGATATCCGTCATCCAGATATCTGCCGGAGACACGTCGGTCGTTGCCCCCAGAGGTTAACTCGTTGGCGGAGAACAGACTTTCACAATAAGAGTCCTGTGAAGAGAATGGCTCTGGTTGGACTGCAGAGACCTGATTTTGTTTGGGGTCTTCGTggtctttatttttgtactgtTGTTGATTTCTGTTCATCAGGTTCACGCTTAAAACAGTGGTTCAACTTTCTTCACTTCCTGAGTCGCCCGTGTTCAGGTCGGCGTCGGCTCGCTGACTTCCTGTTAGCGCAGAACGATGGAAGCCAAAGTTTTCTTTGAAAAGCTTTAATAAACGTAAAAGAGCACaaagtgtttcctgtcattgtttttgtgttacGAAAGAATAGAACAGAATTATAAAACGGAAAGGTGAAATccggcaatctgattggctgttaactgtgatataatgaaCGTATACCACAGCATATCACTCCgcttcagggaagcaacaatGTTCCCATGACAACGGGCCGTATTATCATTAGCTAGATTAGATTAGAAAATCCTGCACTGTGCGTCAATGAGTAATTAGGAGTCAAATAGCAGAGCGCCACGGACACCCCCACGTTTAATGACAGCGACTACTATAGGctgatctgtcactgtctgactgaacagcctcacggaaatgatattttacaattcttcacattatttactaacgaaattcgttaaggcaagtaatttggtgcttttaaagtcatgatattCAGATGCCGCTATTAAAAAAACTCTCATGTCGCTCGCATGTTTACGTTACGGGGCTGATTGTCAGAGAAACAACaatgtatccatgacaacaaactgttaCAGCAGGTAAGAGAAAGTTGCTTTGGTGTTTTGAGAACATTAACAAATGACTAAATTAGTTGAATTCACATGTTGAAGGTTAACTTTCACCTCCTCAGTGTTAACAACGGCAGAGTTGATTGAGCAGTGAAGGCGAGGAATAGACGACAAGCAGAGCTAACGTACGGACAGGTGggactatttttttcacagcggGGCTATTTTATTAGAgaatatgtatttctgtttaattaaaaactacatgacaATTACTGCATAGTCCTCTTCATATTTCCATTAATGGTAACCGTTTTATAAAAGCAATACACCACTCCCATGATATACACTCATTATACCACGCTAAGGGGTTTATCGAAGAACGCCGCTTAGCTGTGGTATAATGAGTGTATATCACGGACTGGCGTGGTGTACTGCATAAGTGAATAGATACGTCGTCATGAAGACATGTTTGATTTGAGATAATTAGTAATCTAAAAattttttgtcaaaatgaaGCTGAACTTTGTTTAAAGACGTTTTGTTGTCGCAGCTCAAACgcaatgaatatttaatgtctCAGAAACATTAAGACAGACACGTCCCCCTGGACAAATTTATTACATCATCCAGCAGTTATTACATCATAACTCaacagccaataaaaacaaacattgtccTGCTTTAACCAAACAGAGAAAGACGGAACAACGAGTCGAATAATCGAAGAgttgaaaaatcaaaaatcatttGGCAAatttctgaaaaagaaaaaaagtctggTTCCAGTTTCTCGAAAGTCTCCTGTGAAAGTTTCCGACTGAAGAAATGATCTTTAGTGTCCGtcaaagaaaacagagctgagTCCAGAGTTCAGACGCAAAGTCAGAATAAAAACCCTAAAATAATAAAGACCACTTGAAAAAAGAGCGTTGAGCTTCAGTCGAAGTTTCCTTTCTgcttcaaacatttttattttagcaaAACCACACAAGACGCTTCACGTCAAGTTTCCGCTCGTTTCCCACAAAAATCCAGTCTTAATGTTTGGTGACAGCGCTCAAATGCTTTTTGTCCAATGAATTTCATTGGACTCTATTCTAATTCTATTTAACAGCCAATAGAAAGACATTCGGAGGTCAGAAGACAAGAAGGAAACAGACAAACCCAGAAAATCAAGAGTTGCCGCTTTAtctccatcacttcctgtcgatttcaaaataaattccCAGAATGAAATCTGTCATTTGGTAACGAGCTCAAACgaacaaaatgcattaaaaaaaaaaagtcaaacaagacaaaatcTAAATATCTGATCACAGCATTAGTTATTATCAGTTACCAGATCAGAGTTGTTCCTACAGTCGCAGCAGACCCAGGACAAACCAAAACCAGAACAGAAGACTCGAGCTGTGGTTCCTAAGCTGAGGGCCGGAACCCCGAAAGGGGTCACAATGAACATGTGACTTCTGACTCCAGCACAAATCAAACCTGTGTGGATCCAGACTGGTTTCCTGCGCCAGTTTGACGTCTCCTGGCCTCCAAACATCAACTAAAATTATGAAAACGGTGTCTTTGGTTGGACTACGACGccgttctgtgtttttcagacagTTTCTTGTCTGCGTGTCGATCACAGGCCGATAGATCTTCCTCTGAACCTCAGGGTCCTTCATTACCACAAACACTCAATCAGCACCAGATGTGGATTcatccaccgctgaaaatagtcccaacaaaaGCACCATTTTACTATCTGATCGAGCTTAAAGTTCCCAAAGCAGCAGAGCTGACGGCGTGCAGCCGGACCACAGAGTCTGTGGACTTCAGGACGCCCTTTGACTTTAAACATGAACAGATATCTGTCCGATGAGTCGTTTCAGGTCGCAggttgggggaaaaaaagacgcTGTGAGTTCATTTACAGTGAAACCGAAGCACAGGAAGAAGAGTGATGAAGACTTCTGTCGCCTCACTACACATTTTCACTTCTACCCGTTTGTTCGACGCAGCATTCGCTTCTGCGTGACGCAGGCGAGGACACAGACGGACATCAGAGGTGTGATCAGCTgtttgaaacaggaagcagtggCACAGATTTAAACATGGAGAGACATCACGGACACACGAGTCTGCATCAAACCCTCGACTGCAGGCTGGCCTCAGCGCATCATGTGATccgtgtgtgcgtatgtgtgtgcgtgtgtgtctatgtgtgtgtgtgtgcgtgtctgtgtgcctgtggccgtgtgtgtgtctgtgtgcacgctCAGTCCAGAGCGGCGTGCAGCAGGGCGCCGTGTCCACCAGCTGATTTCGATTTCTTCATCTTACTGATCGCCTTCTGAAGGTCGGACTGATGGATCGGACGGATGAAGTCCTCTGatggactgagagagagacacagacagacagacaaagagacagacaaagagacggacagacaaagagacagagagagagacagacagagagacagacagacagagagacaaacagagagacagacagagagagagatggacagacaaagagacagacagagagacagacaaagagacagacagagagacggacagagagacggacagacaaagagacagacagagagacagacaaagagacagacagagagacggacagacaaagagacagacagagagatggacagacagagagacagacagagagacggacagacaaagagacagagagagagacagacaaagagacagacagagagacagacagacagacagagggacggacagacaaagagacagacagagagacggacagacagagagacagacaaagagacagacagagagacggacagacaaagagacagacagagagagagacagacaaagagacagacagagagacggacagacaaagagacagacagagagacggacagacaaagagacagacagagagacggacagacagagagacagacaaagagacagacagagagacggacagacaaagagacagacagagagacagacagacaaagagacagacagagagacagttatactttctgacattttacagtgaaGCTTTGTTAATTGATTGAAAGTTGATTCATAACTTCAACTGTTTGCTGATGACACTTTATTTTATGTTCATGTAGGAAATCTCCAGTTTGAGTTTCTGAAGTGTTTCCAGGACTGATGGAGGGCGCTGTCAAACCATCTGCAGTGACATCCCGCCTCCCGTCCCTGCTCGTCCaatcaaagtgtttgtttttaccgCTGAGTGTGTGACAGTAAGCGTCAGCCTTACCGACAGAGACGGACCTTTTTATTAAAGATCCTTCCTCTTTATCAGCTGttacatcactgtcatcatcaaagccaccagactccattcacagaaacaggaatttaacatcataaaacacacttctttcacactgacacacaccagATAAAACTCATCAGAACCTTCTCGGTTCTCCAACAAGCatcaaactcatttcagccaatcaagagaggagagagagagagagggcggacaccagaggagcagagaaaacagaggtacaaacagacattttcacatctaaatGGAATTACAGTAAGGCTGTTCGCCCCTTTTGTGGCTGCATTCTCCATCAATACTGAGGCACAAAGCATCATGGGAACGTAGGGGTTCAGACAAACAGATACCTGTCGCTCTGAGTGTGGACGAAGTCTCGGACACAGAGCAGCGCGGCGTCACGACACATCTCTCTGAGGTCACTTCCTGAGAAACCGTCCGTTTCCTTGGCGATGTCGACGAGGTCAACCGACAGgtccacctgcagacagacggacaggtgaTCAGTTCGAAGAATCTGCTGATTGTTTCTTTGATGAACTGAAGATTCAACAAGCGCCGGAGCAgcagactgcacacacagatcaaTCTGACCGATCGACCAATCACAGAGGAGACATCGGTCAACTCACGCTCTCGTTCTCCAGGATGAGTTTGAGGATCTGTTCTCTCTGCCGGTGACTCTGCAGGAACATGGAGAACACACATGACACAGctggacaggtgtgtgtgtgtgtgtgtgtgtgtgtgtgtgtgtgtgtgtgtgtgtgtgtgtgtgtgtgtgtgtgtgtgtgtacgtacggGCTGGTTGATGTGGAACCTGGTGGGCATCCTCCTCAGAATAGCAGAGTCGAGGTCTTGAGGACGATTAGTGGCTCCCATTATGATCACCTGACAGGAAgatgctgtgtttttacatcatcatcatcatcatcatcatcatcatcatcgtcatcgtcatcgtcgtcatcatcgtcgtcgtcattGTCGGCGCTCCTCCTTCATgtctttcattcagacagttcaATAAACTATTCTGACCTCCTGTTTTTATGAAGCAGTTTGaaactttgttttgaaaagtgttagaaataaagtttattattaatCTTTCACGCAGACTAAATACACAAAtctgaagacaaagacacaccgaTGACTCACACACCGTCTGCGCCTCTGAGTGTCTCTGTACCTGGCAGTGGTGGTCAGTGTCCAGTCCGTCCCACAGACTCATGAACTGGGCCTTCATCATGGCTGTGGCTTCGTGGTCTGAGCTGGATCGACTCCTCAGGAACGAGTCTGTTTCAACATGGAGTCCATCTTTATTTCATTATCATTACACTGAACATGAAGCTACGGCCAGCAGATGctaagcttagcttagcttaacttagcttaACGACCtaaaacagctagcctggctctctaCCAGTGGTTTTTTCAGGGGTTCAGTTTGATCTGTATCCCAAACAGTCTGAAAATCATCAGTTTCTTCATGTTCACTGATTTCtggacagtttttcttttggtcGTTGTCTCAGTGCTCAGCTCTCGTTGAATCAGGTCTGCGCCTGGCGCTCGTTTCACTGATTAACCCATCGATTCCCTTCCCAATAATCGTTCGGTCAAAAAGTCAAAGTGGATGTCTTAAAAAGtcccattttgtttttaacacacAGTCCAGAGTTTAGTCCCGCCCACCACTAACATTCAGGCCACAGGATTGGACGGTGCTGTCAGCCCCGCTCTGATTGGCAGGtcagctgcctctgtgtgtgtgtgtgtgtgtgtgtgtgtgtgtgtgtgtgtgtgtaaatactACCTATCTCATCGACGAAGATGATTGATGGCTGCAGTTTAACAGCCAAtgagaacacagcagcagccagtttcTGGGACTCTCCGTACCATTTGTCCGTCAGCGTGCTCGGCTGTAGGTTGATGAAACGAAACCCCGCCTCCTTGGCTGTTGCCTTGGCGATAAGTGTTTTACCGCAGCCTGGAGGCCCGTACAGCAGCACACCTGTTACCATGACGACACCAGGAAGTAAGGTCAGTGTGCAGTACTGCAGACCATGTGGTGTGtgccctccctccttccctccttctttcGGTCTCTGCctttttcccttctttccttccttcctcagtcactgctttgttttctttccttccttccttccttccttccttccttccttccttccttccttccttcctccctcccttccttcttcagtctctgcctttcttctctctttccttccttccttcattccctctcttcatcatctctcCACCCGTTTGaatccttctctccttccttcactctctttctccctctcctctgtcatatAATCGTGTCTTTGTCTGACTTCATGTTCTCATCACGTCTCTCTTTACAAAAATAATAGATCCACACAgggagcagctcctcttcctcagggtCCACCATGCTGCACCGCCATGGTTCAACAGGAGCCCAGAGCGGACAAATCAAACTCTAAGATGGACTTTCATGTTTTAGCAGCTGTAAACTCACTAAATGGTTCAGAGATAATTCATGAATGTTATCAGAGGAAACAGGTGAACGTCTGTGACCTTTAGGAGGCTGCAGCAGTCTGGATCCCTGGAACAGGTGTCTCTTCTGAACAGGTAAGATGACCGTCTCCTTTAACTCTGTGATCACCTCGTCCAGACCTGCAATGTCCCTCCAGGTGATCTGCAAACACAGGTGTGTTATTGACATTGGGCCAAACATCAGGATCATCATCGACGCAAAGCTCTTCCTCAGTTCTCAGTAATTCACCGGTTTCTAACGAGCGATTCATCAGTTTCACCATCAAAACTGCAGAAACGTCTCGGCTGGTCAAGACTTCAGTGATCCGTAAATCTGTTGCTAGGAAACATCTGTAGCCCTGTCCAATCAACAGCATCAgctgtgtaaacaggaagtgactgttGCATCACGAGCTAGCAGAACTTCCTAAAGTGACGGTTTCAGAGGCTCAAAGCTAAATGTTTGTCAGTGCAGACAGGCTTCGTGTTTCGCCGAGGCAGAGCACAGTGCGCTGCTCTCTggacatttcccatcatgccctgCTGCACCAACTTTACAGTCTCCTGTCGGTGTTTGGAACGTGTGTGTTCAGAACGTGGTGGGTTACCCCAACCCTGACCCTTTACGTTGGTAACTCATCTGTGTGCTGGTTTGTCGGTTTAACCATGCTGCCGGTTCATTGGCCCGCTGAGACCGTCGCTCCCCCATCCTGTCCTGCCAGATTCTCGTCTTCTTTTATGCTCCGTGAAGCACGTTTAATTTGTTTAAAGATGAAGCTTTAAAGAACTACCTGCATGCTCAGCGGGTCGACCAGGTGAGCTGCGATACTCATTTCATATTCAGACAGCTTCACGTTTTTAACCCCGATCTGACGCATCAGCTTCTCTGCCTGGAAGAAAGAAAGTCAAAGTTAGACGCTGACAGAACTACTTCACTTCGAGGTCCATTGAGTgtttgttctggagctttctaTCATGTCAGATGATCCTCATCAGCAGAGGAgctcagaaaaatggaaagttGAAAATACACAACAACTGAGCTTCTGGGTTTCAAGAACTGACGATAAAGAAAAGGAAGCTGACAAACTCGAAACAACATGCAAATACTGTCTGTCGCACCTGTTTCTGAGCCTCCACCTTCTGCTTCCTCGTGGGGTCGATGGCGTCCACCATCCACTTGATGGTGAAGTAGGTGACAGCTCCGAATATGGTGAGACGGAAGAGAAGGCCAATGACC includes:
- the atad1b gene encoding outer mitochondrial transmembrane helix translocase; its protein translation is MVLREVPAENIARPLGRNEVIGLLFRLTIFGAVTYFTIKWMVDAIDPTRKQKVEAQKQAEKLMRQIGVKNVKLSEYEMSIAAHLVDPLSMQITWRDIAGLDEVITELKETVILPVQKRHLFQGSRLLQPPKGVLLYGPPGCGKTLIAKATAKEAGFRFINLQPSTLTDKWYGESQKLAAAVFSLAVKLQPSIIFVDEIDSFLRSRSSSDHEATAMMKAQFMSLWDGLDTDHHCQVIIMGATNRPQDLDSAILRRMPTRFHINQPSHRQREQILKLILENESVDLSVDLVDIAKETDGFSGSDLREMCRDAALLCVRDFVHTQSDSPSEDFIRPIHQSDLQKAISKMKKSKSAGGHGALLHAALD